A stretch of bacterium DNA encodes these proteins:
- a CDS encoding DUF4468 domain-containing protein — translation MRKLLQGGMPVLVALLLFGCAAQRTASPEAMRHEARMHYPDRSDAQIYNAVKSWVLAHCEWDGDILQFEDTAQHALMARGVWKRASEYAPMLEVDIEYTLSVEIDKGEAFFQLSRLAAMSADEKHEEMTFYSNSEKFHEDVETRFQEMIGQLDFAIQNSE, via the coding sequence ATGAGAAAACTATTGCAAGGGGGGATGCCAGTGCTGGTCGCGCTGCTGTTGTTCGGATGCGCTGCGCAGCGCACCGCATCGCCTGAGGCCATGCGTCATGAGGCGCGCATGCATTACCCGGACCGGAGTGATGCACAGATCTACAATGCCGTGAAAAGCTGGGTGCTGGCGCATTGCGAGTGGGATGGCGATATCCTGCAGTTTGAAGACACCGCACAGCATGCGTTGATGGCGCGTGGCGTATGGAAGCGTGCGAGTGAGTATGCGCCCATGCTTGAAGTGGATATCGAGTACACCCTCAGTGTCGAAATAGACAAGGGGGAGGCCTTCTTTCAGCTGTCAAGACTCGCGGCGATGTCAGCCGACGAGAAGCACGAAGAGATGACGTTCTATTCAAATTCCGAGAAGTTTCATGAAGATGTCGAGACCCGTTTTCAGGAAATGATCGGCCAGCTGGATTTTGCCATACAGAATTCGGAGTAA
- a CDS encoding T9SS type A sorting domain-containing protein, giving the protein MSSWRNHFVSSLKTFSFLTVPLLLMILLPCSLSAQLSGTYTIGSGGDYTTFNDAITALNSSGISGAVTFNVLAGSYNESIVIGEITGASAVNTVTFDGGSGNAATRILTYAVPSADGSVVTLNGADYVRIRNISIVSTDALYGYGIKFSNSADYNEITGCNITLPENSASYYHRCIVTAPLSGRPGYEDYGSYNLISGNTIRNGLTGIEWHGPSQGNVDDCRSNHFIGNTILNFHDYGIYIYYGAEYTIVGNTIHQRDVATSGGNACALYVSGIIDGATIARNYVSSRVYGMRLNYLNYYAAEYATPIRVYNNMIVVDGTGNVRGLYMFNCKKTDVIHNSLRVTTLISTAYGIYSSGSSTSDNICANNMISVESSGAVRPIYVLSANPFAVFDYNIAHVFGQNVYSTVWRWGGVNYISLDALKSSVTGFHQHSLDADPEWLSPTDLHTMALAAYRTGLGGLDLPLDYDGETRYSSPCIGADEYVLCDLTCPDNIVLDNDAGLCSAVATFMPTATIGCGTVTCNPPSGSIFPVGTTTVDCYTDAGPQCSFTVTVHDAEAPIISSASPMVLWPVDHGYETVGVQQLVASVADNCDMLSAGDIRIVGAYSDEDEIGQGSGNTLDDIVIAQDCQSVELRRERDGTGDGRVYSIQLAVTDAAGNTGVAVSKVHVSHNSNSAAVEGPALYTVAGPCGAPKQRISAPLPGSMTLQQNYPNPFNPSTTILFSIPDDNIISLRVYDMLGRTVETLAEGRYAAGAYTVQFDASWLAAGRYVYRLEGGGQILQRSMLLIK; this is encoded by the coding sequence ATGAGTTCATGGCGAAACCACTTCGTATCATCCCTGAAAACATTTTCCTTCCTCACCGTTCCACTGTTGCTGATGATTCTGTTGCCTTGCTCATTGAGCGCGCAGCTCAGTGGTACGTACACGATCGGGAGCGGAGGAGACTACACAACCTTCAACGACGCCATCACTGCTTTGAACAGCTCAGGGATATCGGGCGCAGTGACGTTCAATGTGCTGGCGGGAAGCTACAATGAAAGCATCGTGATCGGGGAGATTACCGGTGCAAGCGCGGTGAACACAGTCACATTCGACGGAGGCAGTGGAAACGCCGCCACCCGCATCCTGACGTATGCTGTCCCTTCAGCTGATGGATCTGTCGTGACACTCAACGGTGCGGATTATGTCCGTATCCGGAATATCAGCATCGTTTCCACGGATGCGTTATACGGATACGGTATCAAATTCAGTAACAGCGCTGATTACAACGAGATCACGGGTTGCAATATCACGCTGCCGGAGAATTCGGCATCATATTACCATCGCTGCATCGTAACAGCGCCATTGTCTGGTCGTCCGGGATACGAAGATTATGGGAGTTATAATCTCATCTCCGGAAATACTATTCGCAACGGACTTACAGGTATCGAATGGCATGGCCCCTCTCAGGGCAATGTAGATGACTGCCGCAGCAACCACTTTATTGGAAACACCATTCTCAATTTCCACGACTATGGGATTTATATTTACTACGGTGCAGAGTATACCATAGTTGGGAACACGATACATCAGAGGGATGTCGCGACAAGCGGCGGAAATGCCTGCGCACTGTACGTTTCAGGTATTATTGATGGTGCGACGATTGCACGGAACTATGTTAGCAGCCGGGTGTACGGTATGCGATTAAACTACCTCAACTACTATGCAGCTGAATATGCGACGCCAATACGGGTGTACAACAACATGATAGTTGTTGATGGTACGGGAAATGTACGCGGGCTGTACATGTTCAACTGTAAAAAAACCGATGTCATCCACAACTCACTGCGTGTGACAACATTGATATCGACGGCGTACGGAATCTATTCCTCTGGTTCAAGCACCTCCGACAACATTTGTGCGAACAATATGATCTCCGTTGAGTCGAGCGGTGCCGTGCGTCCTATATACGTACTCAGTGCAAATCCGTTTGCTGTTTTCGACTATAATATCGCACATGTGTTTGGACAGAATGTATATTCGACAGTATGGAGATGGGGTGGCGTCAACTACATTTCTCTCGATGCTCTTAAGTCGTCGGTTACTGGATTCCATCAGCATAGCCTGGATGCTGATCCGGAGTGGCTCTCTCCCACAGATTTACATACAATGGCCTTGGCAGCATATCGCACTGGACTGGGGGGACTTGATCTGCCTCTCGATTACGATGGCGAGACCCGATACAGCAGTCCCTGCATCGGTGCTGACGAATACGTGCTGTGTGACCTGACCTGTCCCGACAACATCGTTCTCGACAATGATGCCGGACTCTGCTCAGCTGTCGCAACCTTCATGCCGACAGCAACGATCGGCTGCGGCACGGTTACCTGCAACCCTCCTTCCGGAAGCATTTTCCCGGTTGGCACGACAACGGTGGATTGCTACACCGATGCGGGTCCCCAGTGCAGTTTCACCGTTACCGTGCACGATGCCGAGGCACCGATCATCAGTTCTGCATCTCCTATGGTACTGTGGCCTGTGGATCATGGTTACGAAACAGTGGGTGTGCAGCAGCTTGTCGCGAGCGTCGCGGATAATTGCGACATGCTCTCAGCCGGTGATATCCGAATTGTCGGTGCGTACAGTGATGAAGATGAAATCGGACAGGGCTCGGGCAATACGCTCGATGACATCGTGATCGCACAGGATTGCCAGTCGGTAGAACTGCGGAGGGAGCGGGATGGTACGGGCGACGGACGCGTGTACTCCATTCAGCTCGCTGTCACCGATGCTGCAGGCAATACGGGTGTTGCTGTCAGCAAGGTGCATGTGTCGCACAACAGCAATTCCGCCGCAGTTGAAGGTCCGGCTCTGTACACTGTCGCGGGACCCTGCGGCGCTCCAAAACAGCGCATCTCTGCTCCATTGCCGGGAAGCATGACGCTGCAGCAGAACTACCCGAATCCCTTCAACCCGTCGACGACGATTCTATTCTCCATTCCCGACGACAACATTATCAGTCTGCGTGTGTACGATATGCTCGGACGCACGGTCGAAACACTGGCTGAAGGACGGTATGCGGCCGGTGCGTATACCGTGCAGTTCGATGCTTCATGGCTTGCAGCCGGACGATATGTCTACCGTCTCGAGGGCGGCGGTCAGATTCTGCAGCGGAGCATGTTGCTGATCAAGTAA
- a CDS encoding T9SS type A sorting domain-containing protein — protein MRIILLLLLTLFVSHPMLAQKQGKPLGKTPAVLTNDSYVQLGGNNMTMWLSNNGSISHSPLSDASGLEWPAASGRHVMYEDGFVIGARQSGTLHIGGSTYVNALQAGNILASGQASNPGSPIHRVYHVGDYTSQEFAHLSSAQQSAFRIDFLEWPVDLGAPWIDGDSNGRYEPDFDAWMAGTPGTDKPDFRGKEMCWYVSNDLDGARAASLYGTMPMGIEVQVLAWTGTGDPVSENTIYVSFTMINKGTADLTDCYIGRWADPDVGDAFNDLVGIDTSLVAMYAYNGEPLDDIYDMQPPAVGVIWLQTAIAPAMGSRARYGNGWREGYRNVPLSSFAFYINGDPDYQDPELGSALGAPQMYNYLSGRLYDGSAYIDPTTSKATRFPLTGDPGTGLGWVDGLLHEPGDRRMLSACGPFTVAVGDTQQVVCATSIGTGVTPLLAVQQLLDNAYRLRRSYQTMRPMLALTDTRYQLSWPAEDAFELTTYVQAEAGQNLEAILRAPGSTELGRFPLRDDGQHGDGAAGDGLYAGLFTHAAFSTGADLIVALTENGEIRNDAIAARMLPLVGEIRLNDLRVVSDHMDFNGEASPGENIIVEMSLENRSTLALGPWNLSMLVAPEATLISRYSPVIQPGNSEQLNGLQDSTLHALRWDVPENALPNTTFRVPVHIIASQYCQWNDTLELPIHELSRPMFTGELFHEEGPAVGTLGYVVSDPDALNGHLLRITVEGRDTENKTLTVRDITDGVVLHSGIPVPDRYGHFSPEIAGIHLCIGSTYGDVVLYQEGWTNRALKDPLWEFEHPDRTWFSPYAGYLAYGDQFFGTSLYIFDTYPVLLVFDRNAQSKGYMYLQGGSPNYAYDGYYESPLRVYDMSDSSNPRQISYAFVERSGSASNDMSWFPTASPADREYLIPLDLAYTESPNPAYTSPLDVNAYATPMLYLIWPLLNAQSGSFQDGDRFWIHPQLPMSERDSYLLDLGQVSSVGRPAQIPQDVELHQNYPNPFTASTTLAFTLRRPATVTLSITDALGRQVRRIVDGESLVAGMHVRAFASHNLPPGIYFARVTAGERTQVKRMLLLR, from the coding sequence ATGCGCATCATTTTGCTGCTTCTACTCACATTGTTTGTGTCTCATCCCATGCTTGCGCAGAAACAGGGCAAGCCGCTCGGGAAAACGCCAGCCGTTCTGACAAACGATTCCTACGTCCAGCTTGGCGGAAACAACATGACCATGTGGCTGTCGAATAACGGGTCGATTTCGCACAGTCCGTTGTCCGATGCGTCGGGTCTGGAATGGCCTGCGGCTTCAGGTCGACATGTCATGTACGAGGATGGTTTTGTAATCGGTGCGCGCCAGTCCGGAACCCTGCATATCGGGGGATCCACCTATGTCAATGCGCTGCAGGCCGGAAACATACTCGCATCAGGACAGGCCTCGAATCCGGGGAGTCCGATACATCGTGTCTACCACGTGGGCGATTACACCTCGCAGGAATTTGCGCACCTCAGCTCCGCCCAGCAATCGGCCTTCAGGATTGATTTCCTGGAATGGCCTGTCGATCTCGGTGCCCCGTGGATTGACGGAGACAGCAATGGCAGGTATGAGCCGGATTTCGATGCATGGATGGCAGGGACCCCGGGAACAGATAAGCCAGACTTCCGGGGGAAGGAGATGTGCTGGTATGTTTCGAACGATCTTGACGGTGCCCGCGCGGCCAGTCTGTATGGAACGATGCCGATGGGCATCGAAGTGCAGGTGCTCGCATGGACAGGCACGGGTGATCCCGTCTCGGAAAACACAATCTATGTCAGTTTCACGATGATCAATAAGGGGACAGCAGACCTGACGGATTGTTATATCGGACGCTGGGCCGACCCTGACGTTGGGGATGCCTTTAATGATCTGGTCGGAATTGACACGTCCCTCGTCGCGATGTATGCATACAACGGGGAGCCGCTGGATGACATTTATGACATGCAGCCACCTGCTGTGGGTGTGATCTGGCTGCAGACAGCGATCGCACCCGCAATGGGATCGAGAGCGCGGTACGGAAACGGCTGGCGGGAAGGCTATCGGAACGTGCCGCTCAGTTCATTCGCATTCTATATCAACGGCGATCCGGATTACCAGGATCCGGAACTCGGTTCAGCTTTGGGTGCACCGCAGATGTACAATTATTTGAGCGGCCGCCTGTACGACGGCAGCGCCTATATTGATCCAACGACCTCAAAGGCAACGCGCTTCCCGCTTACCGGTGATCCGGGTACGGGACTCGGCTGGGTCGATGGCCTGCTGCATGAACCGGGAGACCGCCGTATGCTGTCTGCCTGCGGTCCGTTCACAGTCGCGGTGGGCGATACGCAGCAGGTGGTGTGTGCGACTTCAATCGGTACAGGAGTCACACCGCTGCTCGCGGTGCAGCAGCTCCTTGACAATGCGTACCGGCTGCGGAGGAGCTATCAGACCATGCGTCCCATGCTGGCACTCACCGACACCAGGTATCAGTTGTCCTGGCCCGCGGAGGACGCATTTGAACTGACGACATACGTGCAGGCCGAGGCGGGTCAGAATCTGGAAGCCATTCTCCGCGCACCGGGCAGCACGGAGCTCGGACGTTTCCCGCTCCGGGATGACGGGCAGCATGGTGACGGTGCAGCGGGGGACGGATTGTATGCCGGACTTTTCACACATGCGGCATTTTCCACAGGTGCCGATCTTATCGTTGCGCTGACGGAGAACGGAGAGATTCGGAACGATGCCATCGCTGCGAGGATGCTGCCGCTTGTCGGGGAGATTCGCCTCAATGATCTGCGAGTGGTGTCCGATCATATGGACTTCAATGGCGAGGCATCGCCCGGTGAAAACATCATCGTTGAGATGTCACTTGAGAACCGATCCACGCTCGCACTCGGTCCGTGGAACCTGTCGATGCTCGTTGCACCCGAGGCGACGCTCATCTCCAGATACTCACCAGTTATTCAGCCAGGGAATTCAGAGCAGTTGAACGGACTGCAGGACTCAACTCTCCATGCGCTGCGATGGGATGTTCCGGAGAACGCTCTGCCCAATACGACATTTCGCGTCCCTGTACATATCATTGCCAGTCAGTACTGCCAGTGGAACGATACACTGGAACTGCCGATACATGAACTCTCCAGGCCCATGTTTACAGGCGAGCTCTTTCACGAGGAGGGTCCCGCAGTGGGTACACTGGGTTATGTGGTCTCGGATCCTGACGCATTGAACGGACACCTTCTGCGTATCACGGTTGAGGGGAGGGATACGGAGAACAAAACGCTGACAGTGCGGGATATCACAGATGGTGTCGTACTGCATTCAGGGATTCCCGTCCCGGACCGCTATGGCCATTTCTCTCCGGAGATTGCCGGCATCCATCTCTGTATAGGCAGTACGTACGGGGACGTTGTCCTCTACCAGGAGGGATGGACGAACAGGGCGCTGAAGGACCCCCTCTGGGAGTTTGAACATCCTGATCGCACCTGGTTCAGCCCCTACGCCGGGTATCTCGCGTATGGCGATCAGTTTTTCGGTACTTCACTCTACATATTCGATACCTACCCTGTCCTGCTGGTATTTGATCGCAATGCGCAGTCCAAGGGCTACATGTATCTCCAGGGAGGAAGTCCGAACTACGCATATGACGGATACTATGAGAGTCCGCTCCGCGTCTATGACATGAGCGATTCCTCCAATCCCCGCCAGATCAGCTATGCGTTCGTTGAAAGATCCGGATCGGCATCAAATGACATGAGCTGGTTCCCGACAGCTTCTCCGGCAGACCGTGAGTATTTGATTCCGCTCGACCTTGCGTATACCGAGTCACCGAATCCGGCCTACACTTCTCCGCTCGATGTCAATGCGTATGCAACACCGATGCTTTATCTGATCTGGCCACTTCTCAATGCACAGTCAGGAAGCTTTCAGGATGGAGACAGGTTCTGGATTCATCCCCAGCTCCCGATGTCGGAGCGGGATTCCTACCTCCTGGATCTCGGCCAGGTGAGCAGCGTTGGTCGTCCTGCGCAGATTCCACAGGATGTGGAACTGCATCAGAACTATCCGAATCCATTTACGGCAAGCACTACGCTTGCATTCACACTCCGGCGTCCCGCGACGGTAACACTCAGCATCACCGATGCGCTCGGCAGGCAGGTTCGGAGAATCGTTGATGGGGAATCGCTCGTTGCAGGCATGCATGTTCGGGCGTTTGCATCCCACAATCTCCCGCCCGGTATTTACTTCGCCCGTGTCACGGCAGGTGAACGGACGCAGGTAAAAAGAATGCTGCTGCTCCGCTGA
- a CDS encoding DUF134 domain-containing protein, translated as MPRPPCRRRVHEPPEFVRFKPAGIPQRLLDRVCLRVDEFEALRLADYEGLDQKEAAERMNISPSTFSRLIESARYSLVRAIIEGKTLDIEGGSIDYVHPHRRRNSGDEV; from the coding sequence ATGCCAAGACCCCCATGCAGAAGACGTGTTCATGAACCACCGGAATTCGTACGATTCAAGCCCGCCGGAATTCCGCAGCGCCTGCTGGACCGGGTCTGCCTTCGGGTCGACGAGTTTGAAGCGTTGCGGCTTGCAGATTATGAAGGACTGGATCAGAAGGAAGCGGCGGAACGAATGAACATTTCGCCCTCAACGTTTTCGCGTCTGATCGAGTCTGCCCGCTATTCTCTGGTTCGGGCGATTATTGAGGGAAAAACTCTGGACATCGAGGGGGGCTCCATAGACTACGTACATCCACATCGACGCAGGAACAGCGGCGATGAAGTATAG
- a CDS encoding peroxiredoxin, producing METNEVRMPLLGDQFPELQVQTTHGPMNIPGDFKGSWFVLFSHPADFTPVCTTEFVAFQKRVDQFDELGVKLVGMSVDQVFSHIKWVEWIKETLDVEITYPIVAANDSIAMKLGMLHPGKGTNTVRAVFIGDPEGKIRIILYYPQEIGRNMDEVVRAVRALQISDKQGAVPAGWPDNELIGDRIIVPPATNVKDASERPSQYECYDWWFCHKPLEK from the coding sequence ATGGAAACAAATGAAGTACGCATGCCGCTGCTGGGAGATCAGTTTCCCGAACTGCAGGTACAGACCACGCATGGACCAATGAACATCCCGGGAGATTTCAAGGGATCCTGGTTCGTGCTTTTCAGTCATCCGGCGGATTTTACCCCGGTATGCACGACGGAATTCGTGGCATTCCAGAAACGCGTCGATCAATTTGATGAACTCGGTGTCAAACTCGTTGGTATGTCCGTCGACCAGGTCTTCTCCCATATCAAATGGGTAGAGTGGATCAAGGAAACGTTGGACGTCGAGATCACCTATCCCATCGTCGCTGCGAACGACAGTATTGCGATGAAGCTCGGCATGCTGCATCCGGGCAAGGGGACGAATACGGTGCGTGCCGTGTTTATTGGCGATCCGGAAGGGAAGATCAGAATCATTCTGTACTATCCGCAGGAAATCGGCCGCAACATGGATGAGGTGGTCCGCGCCGTTCGCGCCCTGCAGATTTCCGACAAGCAGGGAGCGGTTCCCGCCGGCTGGCCCGACAACGAACTCATCGGCGACCGTATCATCGTGCCTCCGGCGACCAACGTGAAAGACGCCTCGGAGCGTCCCTCGCAGTACGAGTGCTATGACTGGTGGTTCTGCCATAAGCCGCTGGAGAAGTAA
- a CDS encoding response regulator transcription factor has protein sequence MNTVLIIEDDARITELLEIHLHDLDCKTTTVRNGSEGLAIAMGQEFDLIVLDIMLPGMDGLEICRRLRAERKTTPILMLTAKSEEIDKVLGLETGADDYLTKPFSIREFIARVKAMFRRVELLQKSMPETTSVFSFHGLVIDREMRRVMLNEHKIELTPREFDLLVLFAFHPGRTYTREELLNTVWGYQYDGYEHNVNSHINRLRSKIETDMSEPKFIRTTWGVGYRFCDPDEWEES, from the coding sequence ATGAATACTGTTCTGATTATAGAGGACGACGCACGCATCACGGAACTGCTGGAGATCCATCTGCATGACCTGGACTGCAAAACCACGACGGTGCGCAACGGCAGTGAAGGACTGGCCATTGCGATGGGACAGGAATTCGATCTCATCGTGCTCGACATCATGCTGCCGGGAATGGACGGGTTGGAGATTTGCCGTCGTTTGCGGGCGGAACGCAAGACCACACCTATTCTCATGCTTACCGCCAAGTCGGAAGAAATCGACAAGGTGCTCGGGTTGGAGACGGGCGCGGACGACTACCTGACGAAACCGTTCAGCATCAGGGAATTCATCGCTCGGGTGAAAGCCATGTTCCGTCGCGTAGAATTGCTGCAGAAGAGCATGCCGGAGACCACATCCGTTTTTTCCTTTCATGGACTGGTCATCGACAGGGAAATGCGGCGCGTGATGCTCAATGAGCACAAGATTGAACTGACTCCTCGCGAGTTCGATCTCCTGGTACTCTTCGCTTTCCACCCCGGGCGCACGTACACGCGGGAAGAACTCCTCAACACCGTGTGGGGATATCAGTACGACGGCTACGAACATAACGTCAACTCCCACATCAACCGCCTGCGTTCCAAAATCGAAACTGATATGTCGGAGCCAAAATTCATACGCACTACCTGGGGCGTCGGCTATCGCTTCTGCGACCCTGATGAATGGGAGGAGTCATGA
- a CDS encoding HAMP domain-containing histidine kinase, protein MTKKRAERRMRRSIFSSLYWRISAIFLVLLLVLSAIYIYVAAFTAEMYFQEASQRLNSTVAAQIASDITPFVDGKVNTESLEQVFHNVMVINPSIEVYLLDTTGRILSYYAPNKTMQHDRISMDPIQEFIRTEGKSFVMGMDPKKEEGEKVFSAAAIEKDGKLQGYIYVILEGEEYESSTSFLLGSYILRIGTRTVFITLAAAILIGLLAIRSITKNVRTIRNTMQEFKSGNVDARIHMPGKGELTDLAESFNHMADTITQNMEEIKTLDTLRRELVANVSHDLRTPLAIIQGYVETVLMKDDSLDPGDKMRYLSTVLSSTERLRKLVEELFELSKLEAKQTKPKLELFSIAELVQDVAQKFDVLARQKNITVRTVLPHDLPPVNADIALIERVLQNLVDNALKFTPESGTITIALSKSDVGVNVEIIDSGEGISPEDLPHVFERYTQGGKDLASLEEGTGLGLAIVKKILEAHGVTISVKSAIREGTAFSFQLPVTT, encoded by the coding sequence ATGACGAAGAAAAGAGCGGAACGACGCATGCGGCGATCGATTTTTTCGAGTCTGTACTGGAGGATTTCCGCGATCTTTCTGGTCCTGCTCCTCGTGCTCTCAGCAATTTACATCTATGTGGCTGCCTTCACCGCGGAAATGTATTTCCAGGAGGCTTCCCAGCGATTGAATTCCACTGTCGCAGCGCAGATCGCGAGTGATATTACTCCCTTTGTCGACGGGAAAGTGAACACCGAGAGCCTCGAACAGGTGTTTCACAACGTCATGGTCATTAATCCGAGCATCGAGGTGTATCTGCTCGATACTACGGGACGCATTCTTTCCTACTATGCGCCGAACAAGACGATGCAGCATGACAGGATTTCCATGGATCCGATTCAAGAGTTTATTCGCACCGAAGGCAAGAGCTTTGTGATGGGCATGGATCCGAAAAAGGAAGAAGGGGAAAAGGTGTTTTCCGCCGCGGCGATTGAGAAAGATGGCAAGCTGCAGGGCTATATTTATGTCATTCTGGAAGGGGAGGAATACGAATCGTCGACATCGTTTCTCCTGGGCAGCTACATCCTTCGGATAGGTACGCGTACCGTGTTTATCACCCTTGCCGCGGCGATTCTGATCGGACTACTCGCAATCCGTTCAATCACAAAGAATGTGCGCACCATCAGGAACACGATGCAGGAATTCAAATCGGGAAACGTTGACGCACGTATTCACATGCCGGGAAAGGGGGAACTGACAGACCTGGCGGAGTCATTCAATCACATGGCGGATACCATCACGCAGAATATGGAGGAAATAAAAACCCTCGATACGTTGCGCCGCGAACTGGTGGCAAATGTTTCGCATGATCTGCGAACGCCGCTTGCGATCATCCAGGGATATGTTGAGACTGTTCTGATGAAAGATGACTCCCTCGATCCCGGGGATAAAATGCGCTATCTCTCCACCGTGCTTTCCAGCACCGAGCGTCTGCGCAAGCTGGTCGAAGAACTGTTTGAACTTTCCAAACTGGAAGCCAAGCAGACCAAACCGAAGTTGGAACTGTTTTCGATCGCGGAACTGGTGCAGGATGTCGCGCAGAAGTTCGATGTGCTCGCCCGGCAGAAAAACATCACGGTCCGAACTGTTCTGCCGCACGACCTTCCACCAGTCAATGCTGACATTGCGCTGATCGAACGCGTGCTGCAGAACCTGGTCGACAACGCTCTCAAGTTCACACCGGAATCGGGTACCATCACGATTGCGTTGAGCAAGTCCGATGTCGGGGTGAACGTTGAGATCATCGATTCCGGTGAGGGCATCTCGCCGGAGGACCTCCCGCACGTGTTCGAGCGCTATACGCAGGGGGGAAAGGACCTCGCCTCACTGGAGGAGGGCACCGGACTCGGACTTGCCATCGTGAAGAAAATCCTCGAGGCGCACGGCGTTACCATCTCTGTCAAAAGCGCCATCAGGGAAGGAACAGCCTTTTCCTTCCAGCTCCCCGTCACAACATAA
- a CDS encoding B12-binding domain-containing radical SAM protein — protein MANLMDAGTRCLLVQSQFSRFSFWNYVEICRLVGAKYPAAPLGLMTVAALLPQHWEFKLVDENVEPLLDEHFEWADIVCTGGMLPQQKSVLSIIERANGFGCPVVVGGPDPTSQPDKYRSADYLVRGEGEITIPMFLEDLTNGSTGGEYWSEEHADMTLAVVPRFDLIQFRDYIQVGIQYSRGCPFDCEFCDIIQLYGRKSRTKTPEQVIRELQVLYDLGHRGHIDFVDDNFIGNKKNVRTVLPIIRDWSSAHKYPFYFSTESSINLAEDEGLMQMMQDVDFRFVFVGIETPEEEILRQTKKTANLNKSVSDAVEKISSYGMIVNGGFIVGFDNETERSAKNMISCIQDSGICMAMVGKLYALPNTQLTERLKLEGRLFEDGATLKEDDSDLDQLTSGLNFETVRPRVEVLRDYMAIVKHIYAPKFYYERVVRTGLCLKPRYKYFPPASQLFRTLRAFFRVCAKAGLSKSTGWLYWKALLRIVIQNPRALEATVNLSAMFIHFHKQSDHVLAMVHNELRSLDPAIEELVLD, from the coding sequence ATGGCAAATCTCATGGATGCGGGAACGCGCTGTCTTCTTGTTCAGTCGCAATTTTCCAGGTTCAGTTTCTGGAACTACGTGGAAATTTGCCGACTTGTCGGTGCAAAATATCCCGCTGCCCCACTCGGGCTGATGACGGTTGCTGCCCTGCTTCCGCAGCATTGGGAATTCAAATTGGTGGATGAAAACGTTGAGCCCTTGCTCGACGAACATTTCGAATGGGCGGATATCGTGTGTACCGGTGGCATGCTTCCGCAGCAGAAAAGTGTGCTCTCTATTATCGAAAGGGCGAACGGCTTCGGCTGTCCGGTGGTTGTCGGGGGACCCGATCCTACGTCTCAGCCGGACAAGTATCGAAGTGCAGACTACCTCGTCCGTGGTGAAGGTGAAATCACCATACCGATGTTTCTCGAGGACCTCACGAATGGAAGCACAGGTGGAGAATACTGGTCGGAGGAACATGCGGACATGACCCTCGCGGTCGTGCCTCGCTTCGATCTCATCCAGTTCCGGGACTATATACAGGTTGGAATACAGTATTCGCGGGGCTGTCCGTTCGACTGCGAGTTTTGCGATATCATCCAGCTGTATGGAAGAAAATCCAGAACGAAGACTCCCGAGCAGGTCATCAGGGAACTGCAGGTTTTGTACGACCTGGGGCACAGAGGGCACATCGACTTTGTCGACGACAATTTCATTGGCAACAAGAAAAATGTACGGACGGTGCTGCCCATTATTCGGGACTGGTCAAGCGCGCACAAATACCCGTTTTACTTTTCCACGGAATCGTCCATAAATCTGGCTGAAGACGAAGGGCTCATGCAGATGATGCAGGATGTGGATTTTCGCTTCGTGTTCGTTGGCATCGAGACTCCGGAAGAGGAAATCCTCAGACAGACGAAAAAAACTGCGAATCTGAACAAATCCGTCAGTGATGCAGTCGAGAAAATCTCATCCTACGGAATGATTGTCAATGGAGGGTTCATCGTCGGATTCGACAATGAAACCGAGCGGTCGGCCAAGAACATGATCAGCTGCATACAGGATTCCGGCATCTGCATGGCAATGGTCGGAAAGTTATACGCGCTACCGAACACGCAGCTGACCGAGCGGTTGAAGCTGGAAGGTCGTCTGTTTGAAGACGGAGCGACGCTCAAGGAAGATGACAGCGACCTGGATCAGTTGACGAGTGGACTGAATTTTGAAACCGTCAGACCTCGCGTAGAAGTCCTTCGTGACTACATGGCCATCGTCAAACACATCTACGCCCCCAAATTTTACTATGAACGTGTTGTTCGTACTGGCCTGTGCCTGAAACCCCGCTACAAGTATTTTCCACCCGCCTCGCAGCTGTTCCGGACGCTTCGCGCGTTTTTCAGAGTCTGCGCCAAAGCAGGCCTCAGCAAGTCGACCGGGTGGTTGTACTGGAAGGCGCTGCTCAGGATTGTGATCCAGAACCCACGTGCCCTCGAGGCTACCGTCAATCTCTCGGCCATGTTCATACATTTCCACAAACAGTCAGACCATGTTCTTGCCATGGTGCACAACGAATTGCGCAGCCTCGATCCCGCTATCGAGGAGTTGGTCCTGGACTGA